Genomic segment of Patescibacteria group bacterium:
GATTTATTTCGTATTTCAGTTTACCCCCTTGCTTTTTGCTCCAGCTCCCTGATTTTTCTTTTCAGTTCAATCATTTTTGTCTCCCGGCCGACGGTTACCCGGTGGAACGCCTCTAATTCGTCAACTCTTTCCCGGAGCTGTTTTGTCCTTTCTTCAACTTTTTTTTCTAAATTTTCTGTTAATTCTCGCAATTCCCGGGTTCTGGCGGCCACCTTTACCTCCAAGACCTTTTTTGATTCTTCCAGGCCGGCTTTGGATTCTTTCAGATCCACGATCATTTTATTGAAAGTGCTTATCAGTTCGCCAATTTCGGTTTTTGATTCGGTTTTGATTTTTATGTCCAGGTTATTTTTTCCGATTTCTTCGCAGGCCAGGGTCATTTCTTTCAGGGGGTTGATTATGGAATTGCGCAACACCATAAAGATAAACACGATAACCAGCAATAATATTCCCAAGATTCCCAGTTCGCGCAAAACCATGGACCGGATTACATTTTCAACGTTTTCCAAAGAAA
This window contains:
- a CDS encoding HAMP domain-containing protein → MIKKYSLYSIILGIFFILIIGVFISIYFSVNQHRENLTRTSIDEKITLASSINEITSSTFLLWFYRTALVGEVEKVFITEIAKAKDIRYIKVIDINGIIKQTTIEGEDGEINEDPDIKKAISSKRVIIRDETLGKEKLKTIIYPGYNDRTIWISFSLENVENVIRSMVLRELGILGILLLVIVFIFMVLRNSIINPLKEMTLACEEIGKNNLDIKIKTESKTEIGELISTFNKMIVDLKESKAGLEESKKVLEVKVAARTRELRELTENLEKKVEERTKQLRERVDELEAFHRVTVGRETKMIELKRKIRELEQKARG